The nucleotide sequence CCATCAGTTGAATAGAGGCATCGGCGTCAGGAGATAGAAATCCACCGAACAGCGCGTAACGCCCAGGCTTTTGGAAGGTGCCGAAATTGACATGGAGCAGGGCTATCAGCAAAAAGGTGGCGATCGCAACTCCTGAACCCCATAACCAGCGGCGCACCAGCCGGGGTGACTTTTGCTGCCAGTCTGCCGCCTTCCACCCCAGTAACAACGTTGCACTCCAGAACCCTGGCATTGCCCAGGTTGGCAGAATTGGACGATAGCCGCCCATGAGGGTAAAAACCAGCATCAGGGGGAGGGCAGTCCAGAGGAGGAGGATAGGCGGAAGGGGAGGGGAAGGGGCTGTCAGTAGCTGGTGGCTGGTGGTCAGTGGTTTGGACCTCTGTTTAACCAGGACACGCTCATTAGCCAGGACACGCCCACTCACCCACCAGAGCGGAACCCCAAAGGAGGGAAACAGGTAGGCGACTCCAACCAGAAAGGTGATGAGCAGGTCGAGCAGACTATAGCTGCGATCAGGAATGGCTCTACCAGACTGGAATCGGAGGGAAACCCAGTCATGCTGGATGTTCCAGATCAGAATGGGAGCAATGGCAAACAGAAACAGTCCAACGCTGACCAGCATCCAGGGAGACCGCAGGGCAGATCGGTAACGGGGACTGGTGAGACAAAACCCGACCAGTCCAAACCCTAATGCCAATCCATGATATTTGCTCAGGCAAGCTAACCCAACCAGCAGTCCGAGGAGTGCCAGACGGTAGGTGGGAGTGTAGGGAAGAGGGGTGTTCGCCTCTGGTGTTCCCGCCGGGTAGGGAGAGGGGGAAGCGGAGAGCAGAGAGGAGGGGGGAGTTTTGCCAGCCTCTCCTCCGTCTCCCGTCCTTTGTATTCTGTACCTCGGATCTTGTTCCCCATACTCTGCCCACTGTTTTGGAAAAAACTCCCAACTGGCGACGTACAGGGTGGCTGTCCAGAAGAAGATGAGGGGAGCGTCAGGGAGGGTCAATACGCCGAACCCGACCAGAAAGATGGGAATCAGGCTGGCGATCGCCAGGGTTAAAATGGCTGCTCTGGCAGAAAACAATCGCAGGCTGGTGAGGTACAGCAGCCAGAGTGCTCCTGTATGCAGCCAGAGAGTGCCCAGGCGGATGGTGAACTGGGAAACGTGTCCGGTGAGCCAGGGTCCCAAGCCTGTGGAGAGGGTGACCAGCAGTGGGTGGTCAAAGTAGCTCCAGTCAGGGTGTTGAGTATAAAGATAATAGTAGGCCTCATCAAAGCCGGGGGGGAGGGATAGGGCGATCGCGCTACGCACTAATAACCCGCCTGACAGCAACCCCACCGCCCACCAGTGATGTTTCTGGTTTAACTCTGTGCCCAAGTTGCGTACTCCTTGATTCCTGAAAAGGGCTATCACCACGAAGGCACAAAGGACACAAAGCAAGTTTTCGATGCACTTTGGGTCTTTATAGTTCTGTTTAGTCCGGTATCTTGATCAATCCACATTCCATTGATCCACATTCTTTACTCCCGTTCAGGCAATTGAGTAATGACCCGGGTCGAAACTCGAACCAGTTGGTAAGGAACCGCTTCTCCCAGAGGCTGATATTGGTCTGGCTGCAACCCCAGGTGTGTCAACTTATCAGGCGAGGACAAAATCAAAACCGTTGCCGGTTCCGGCTGGCGACTGGCATATTCGCGCAGGTACTCTAGGGTAGACCGGGAACGCAGCTTGAATGTTACTGGCTGGCGGCTATAAAACACAACACTTGGTTTTTTCACACCAATCATGACGATTTCTTCTCCAGGTTGTTTTTCCTGGGCGATGACCTGAGACAACTGCCGTAATGGAAGCTGGCGCTGAGAATCGACAATTGATGAGGCGGGCAGGAGAACAACCCCAATCAAAAGCAGTAGCCCCAGGGTGTTGGTCAACCACAGCCAGCGAGTTTGCTGACGCCATAGCAGCAGCAAAACAGCGCCCGCGATTGAAAGGGCGATCGCCGCTCCCAACAGAGGCAGTCCGGATTGCTGTAATTGGGTCGCCAGATTGGGCAGGGCGCGATCGCCCTGCACCAGTTGAGGTGCATAGAATAATAATCCAGCCACAATCAGAAAGAAAATCCCATTACAGGCTGCACTCAGTCTGACTTCCCAGGCAGGCGGGGGCACCTGAATAATGTGTTCACTCCACCACAGGGCGACCAGAATGGCAGAGGCTGGCATCAGGGGCAGGACATAACTGGGCAGTTTGGTGACGGCAATGGTAAAAAACAGAAAAATGGTAATGAACCAGAAAAAGGCAAATAATCCCAGGTGGGCAGAGCGGGGCTGATGCTTCCAGATGGACCGTTTCCACGGTTGCAGTCGGGCGATCGCCACAGGCAGGTACAGCGACCAGGGAGCAAACCCCAGAAATACAACCACGAAATAGAAATACCAGGGTGCTCGATGACGGTTCACCACCTCAGTAAACCGTTCAATATTGTGGTAGCCAAAAAATGAATGAATAAATGCTTCGCCATTGGCCAGCGTTACCAGAGCGTACCAGGGCAACGCAATCGCCAGGATGATTAACAGTCCCCAGAATGGGCGCATTTCCCGCAGAACTGACTTGAAATTTCCCACGTAGCACAGAAACGCAGCGATAACCAGTCCTGGCAGCACAATTCCAACTGGACCTTTGGTCAGAATGGCCAGGGCGATGAAGAGATAGCAGACAACATACCAGCGGAAAGCATTGCCTTCTGACTTTTCGATCGCCGCATACCCGCAGAAAAATGCCATCAGGGCAATGCCAATACACCCGGTTAGCAGCATGTCAGAAACCCCCGTCCTTGCCCAGGCAATGGTTAAAGGATGGAGGGCAACCAGGCTGGAGCCAATCAGGGCCGTCAGTTCGTGGGGACGGGACACAGTTTGAGTCTCCGTAAAAGCCCCAAATTGCCTGAGGGTGTAGAAGACCATCCCCATCAGGGCGATCGCGGATATTGCCGAGGGCAGCCGCACTGCCCACTCATGGACGCCAATGGTCTGATAGGCGATTGCCATCAGCCAGTAAATCAGTGGTGGCTTATCAAACCGGGTTTCTTGATTGAAGTAGGGAGTCACCCAATCCCCTGTTTCCGTCATCTGACGGGCAGCTTCAGCAAACAGAGGTTCAGTTTCATCCACCAATCCAGTACTGCCCAGAT is from Leptothermofonsia sichuanensis E412 and encodes:
- a CDS encoding ArnT family glycosyltransferase, whose translation is MGTELNQKHHWWAVGLLSGGLLVRSAIALSLPPGFDEAYYYLYTQHPDWSYFDHPLLVTLSTGLGPWLTGHVSQFTIRLGTLWLHTGALWLLYLTSLRLFSARAAILTLAIASLIPIFLVGFGVLTLPDAPLIFFWTATLYVASWEFFPKQWAEYGEQDPRYRIQRTGDGGEAGKTPPSSLLSASPSPYPAGTPEANTPLPYTPTYRLALLGLLVGLACLSKYHGLALGFGLVGFCLTSPRYRSALRSPWMLVSVGLFLFAIAPILIWNIQHDWVSLRFQSGRAIPDRSYSLLDLLITFLVGVAYLFPSFGVPLWWVSGRVLANERVLVKQRSKPLTTSHQLLTAPSPPLPPILLLWTALPLMLVFTLMGGYRPILPTWAMPGFWSATLLLGWKAADWQQKSPRLVRRWLWGSGVAIATFLLIALLHVNFGTFQKPGRYALFGGFLSPDADASIQLMDIQQIRSGFVESPPLKEALQTSDFLFTNDLFLAGQISMALAPLPPRPITVLDADLRGFAFWSASREWLGQNGLLVTLEPRAETTLAQYQGYFERIQPIAEIPIYRGGVMVQKIQVYQCDRLRKPYPRPYGSRQ
- a CDS encoding ArnT family glycosyltransferase, coding for MKGLGEQQAVDFGRYWNKHPIAAKLTPVVWILVIGGIAFLWNLGSTGLVDETEPLFAEAARQMTETGDWVTPYFNQETRFDKPPLIYWLMAIAYQTIGVHEWAVRLPSAISAIALMGMVFYTLRQFGAFTETQTVSRPHELTALIGSSLVALHPLTIAWARTGVSDMLLTGCIGIALMAFFCGYAAIEKSEGNAFRWYVVCYLFIALAILTKGPVGIVLPGLVIAAFLCYVGNFKSVLREMRPFWGLLIILAIALPWYALVTLANGEAFIHSFFGYHNIERFTEVVNRHRAPWYFYFVVVFLGFAPWSLYLPVAIARLQPWKRSIWKHQPRSAHLGLFAFFWFITIFLFFTIAVTKLPSYVLPLMPASAILVALWWSEHIIQVPPPAWEVRLSAACNGIFFLIVAGLLFYAPQLVQGDRALPNLATQLQQSGLPLLGAAIALSIAGAVLLLLWRQQTRWLWLTNTLGLLLLIGVVLLPASSIVDSQRQLPLRQLSQVIAQEKQPGEEIVMIGVKKPSVVFYSRQPVTFKLRSRSTLEYLREYASRQPEPATVLILSSPDKLTHLGLQPDQYQPLGEAVPYQLVRVSTRVITQLPERE